The following are encoded in a window of Ferribacterium limneticum genomic DNA:
- a CDS encoding acyltransferase family protein has product MTSINIVQVNHPRVDTTLVRFLAVIFITNSHLDLLYPDPRLGTGGAIGNALFFFLSGFGIVSSLSAAKVSFGFVDYIKRRLIKIYPSVWLVTGLFFLINESVRVDGLGAILSYFIWPTGYWFISAIVIFYIPFYFIGKFESRLIFAVALVLFIPFFYFYRYLDLSVFSLESGDFKWIGYFQIMLVGGLFSRFRFEYFTQRQMFLIVFGLILMFYMAKIFVFKTGFGDFQFLIHFLLLALVCSLFEILSNDDVVEYFRSKKIFSAVSLVGGASLEIYLVQVPLIPYLKSFDVVFPFNIVFAFLAVSLIGILIGYIAPRLFYYLFVKGLGVQL; this is encoded by the coding sequence ATGACATCCATCAATATCGTTCAAGTAAATCATCCAAGAGTCGATACAACGTTAGTTCGATTTTTGGCAGTGATTTTTATAACAAATTCGCATCTTGATTTGTTATATCCTGATCCGCGATTGGGTACGGGGGGGGCCATTGGAAATGCGCTGTTTTTCTTTCTTTCTGGTTTCGGAATCGTATCAAGTCTTAGTGCAGCAAAGGTTTCGTTTGGGTTTGTTGATTATATAAAGCGCAGGCTTATAAAGATTTACCCTTCGGTCTGGTTGGTTACAGGTTTATTTTTTTTGATCAATGAATCAGTTCGTGTTGATGGGTTGGGTGCTATTTTAAGTTATTTTATATGGCCAACTGGATATTGGTTCATTTCGGCAATAGTTATTTTCTATATTCCGTTTTATTTCATCGGAAAATTTGAATCGAGATTGATTTTCGCGGTAGCGCTTGTGTTATTTATCCCGTTTTTTTATTTCTATCGATACTTGGATCTTTCTGTTTTCTCTCTTGAAAGTGGAGATTTTAAGTGGATAGGGTATTTTCAGATTATGTTGGTTGGGGGATTGTTTTCCCGATTTCGATTTGAGTATTTTACCCAACGGCAAATGTTTTTGATTGTTTTTGGGTTAATCTTGATGTTCTATATGGCTAAAATATTTGTTTTTAAGACTGGGTTTGGTGACTTTCAGTTTTTAATTCATTTTTTACTTCTTGCTTTGGTATGCTCATTGTTTGAGATTTTATCAAACGATGATGTCGTTGAATATTTTCGTTCAAAAAAAATATTTTCTGCAGTTTCTTTGGTTGGTGGAGCATCCCTTGAAATATACTTGGTACAAGTACCGCTGATTCCATACTTAAAGAGTTTTGATGTGGTTTTCCCATTTAATATTGTTTTTGCATTTTTGGCCGTTTCTTTAATTGGTATTCTGATTGGCTATATTGCGCCACGGCTATTTTATTATTTGTTTGTAAAAGGCTTGGGGGTGCAGTTGTGA